Proteins encoded within one genomic window of Kibdelosporangium phytohabitans:
- a CDS encoding response regulator transcription factor: protein MIRVLIVDDQDLIRFGLRTLLENEDGLQYAGEAADGLAAVAKAQEIRPDVVLMDIRMPGIDGIEATRRIVAAPALAHTKIIVLTTFELDEYVFDALRHGASGFLLKDTKPDELISAIKLVAGGGALLSPSVTRRVISEFASGPSRAVKPHPQLGTLTQRELEIVGLVGLGLTNDEIAERLVVSPATARTHVSRAMIKLGARDRAQLVVFAYQSGLT, encoded by the coding sequence ATGATCCGGGTACTGATCGTCGACGACCAGGACCTGATCCGGTTCGGCCTGCGCACGTTGCTGGAGAACGAGGACGGCCTGCAGTACGCCGGCGAGGCGGCGGACGGCCTGGCCGCGGTCGCCAAGGCGCAGGAGATCAGGCCGGACGTGGTGCTGATGGACATCCGGATGCCGGGTATCGACGGCATCGAGGCCACCCGCCGGATCGTCGCGGCGCCCGCGCTGGCGCACACCAAGATCATCGTGCTGACCACGTTCGAGCTCGACGAGTACGTCTTCGACGCGTTGCGCCACGGCGCGAGCGGTTTCCTGCTCAAGGACACCAAGCCGGACGAGCTGATCTCGGCGATCAAGCTGGTCGCGGGTGGCGGCGCGCTGCTGTCGCCGTCGGTGACCCGCCGGGTGATCAGCGAGTTCGCGTCGGGCCCGTCGCGTGCGGTGAAACCACATCCGCAGCTGGGCACGCTGACGCAGCGCGAGCTGGAGATCGTCGGCCTGGTCGGCCTCGGCCTGACCAACGACGAGATCGCCGAGCGGCTCGTGGTCAGCCCGGCGACGGCCCGGACCCACGTCAGCCGGGCGATGATCAAGCTGGGCGCGAGGGACCGCGCCCAGCTCGTCGTGTTCGCGTACCAGTCGGGTCTCACCTGA
- a CDS encoding sensor histidine kinase: protein MKIGDIVLAVVLAVAGAVSAAGLHQMTEVDRPIDAFGLVLAAGVGLVLAVRRVHPVATLAANTVLLTVYLWLAYPYGPVMFTFVVAVYTVGRYLQLRPAVVTTAAAIPVLASHLLVNPASASGTYGLIPVSAFALVPLAIGVLVRVNRESVERARAEMIRERVSDERLRVAQEVHDVVGHGLAAIKMQADIALHLMARKPDQAEIALRAISQTSEEALDELRATLTVVRGRAPAPGLSLLPDLADRMNHAGVEVNLDVVGTQRSLPAAVDLAGYRVVQESLTNVLKHGPVKRASVSVAYEDGAVHVAVTNPAEADVVGDGFGIPGMRERVTSLGGQFRAGPNGNGLFEVRARLPTAPNSLGEDA, encoded by the coding sequence ATGAAGATCGGCGACATCGTGCTGGCGGTCGTCCTCGCGGTCGCCGGCGCGGTCTCGGCGGCCGGGCTGCACCAGATGACCGAGGTGGACCGGCCGATCGACGCGTTCGGCCTGGTGCTCGCCGCCGGAGTCGGCCTGGTGCTGGCCGTCCGGCGCGTGCACCCGGTCGCGACGCTGGCCGCCAACACCGTCCTGCTGACCGTCTACCTCTGGCTGGCGTACCCGTACGGGCCGGTCATGTTCACCTTCGTGGTGGCGGTGTACACCGTCGGCCGGTACCTGCAGCTGAGACCGGCGGTGGTCACGACCGCTGCCGCGATCCCGGTCCTGGCGTCGCACCTGCTGGTCAACCCGGCGTCGGCCAGCGGCACGTACGGGCTGATCCCGGTGTCCGCGTTCGCGCTCGTACCGCTCGCCATCGGTGTGCTCGTGCGGGTCAACCGGGAGTCGGTCGAACGCGCCAGGGCCGAGATGATCAGGGAACGCGTCTCCGACGAACGGCTGCGCGTCGCGCAGGAGGTGCACGACGTCGTCGGCCACGGGCTCGCGGCGATCAAGATGCAGGCGGACATCGCGTTGCACCTGATGGCGAGGAAACCCGACCAGGCCGAGATCGCGCTCCGGGCGATCAGCCAGACCAGCGAGGAGGCGCTGGACGAACTGCGCGCGACCTTGACCGTGGTGCGTGGCCGCGCCCCCGCGCCCGGTCTCAGCCTGCTGCCCGACCTGGCCGACCGGATGAACCACGCCGGGGTCGAGGTCAACCTGGACGTCGTGGGCACGCAGCGGTCGCTGCCCGCCGCGGTGGACCTGGCCGGGTACCGCGTGGTGCAGGAGTCGCTGACGAACGTGCTCAAGCACGGCCCGGTCAAGCGTGCGAGCGTCAGCGTGGCGTACGAGGACGGCGCCGTGCACGTGGCGGTGACGAACCCGGCCGAGGCGGACGTGGTGGGAGACGGGTTCGGGATCCCCGGCATGCGTGAGAGAGTCACGTCGCTCGGCGGGCAGTTCCGTGCCGGACCGAACGGCAACGGCCTGTTCGAGGTGCGGGCGCGGCTGCCGACGGCACCGAATTCCCTGGGGGAGGACGCATGA
- a CDS encoding peptidylprolyl isomerase: protein MKTRWVLTSVAALAASVLAAAPAQAAPTGQHRPIVRCEFTPTPENPSPKPVLRPLPFALTVGKQKVTFRTNYGPIVIELNRAGAAPCAAHNMISLVAQRFYDKSQCWRLTDNARLGVLQCGDLIKAEVGGPGYKFADEVTGKETYPRGTVAMGNQGPGTNGSEFFIVHSFANIAPNYSVFGKVVRGMDVLDRIVANGIVDTDPAVPGDGLPAKPVKIEKAVLSWY from the coding sequence ATGAAGACTCGTTGGGTTTTGACCAGTGTTGCCGCGCTCGCGGCTTCGGTGCTCGCCGCGGCACCGGCCCAGGCAGCGCCGACCGGCCAGCACAGGCCGATCGTCCGCTGCGAGTTCACCCCGACGCCGGAGAACCCGTCGCCGAAGCCCGTCCTGCGCCCGCTGCCGTTCGCGCTGACCGTCGGCAAGCAGAAGGTCACGTTCAGGACCAACTACGGGCCGATCGTGATCGAACTGAACCGGGCAGGCGCGGCGCCGTGCGCGGCGCACAACATGATCAGCCTGGTCGCGCAGCGGTTCTACGACAAGAGCCAGTGCTGGCGGCTGACCGACAACGCGCGGCTCGGCGTGCTGCAGTGCGGTGACCTGATCAAGGCCGAGGTCGGCGGCCCCGGCTACAAGTTCGCCGACGAGGTCACCGGCAAGGAGACCTACCCGCGCGGCACGGTGGCGATGGGCAACCAGGGGCCCGGCACGAACGGGAGCGAGTTCTTCATCGTGCACTCCTTCGCCAACATCGCCCCGAACTACTCGGTGTTCGGCAAGGTCGTGCGCGGGATGGACGTACTCGACCGGATCGTCGCGAACGGGATCGTCGACACGGATCCCGCCGTGCCCGGCGACGGCCTGCCCGCCAAGCCGGTGAAGATCGAGAAGGCCGTGCTCAGCTGGTACTGA
- a CDS encoding VOC family protein → MPATGPDFISLQARDLDASQAFYEQYLGLVRSPAGPPHAVVFETKPIAFALREIVPGTDLASVAQPGIGAAIWLHATDVQAIHDALVADGHTIVAAPVDGPFGRTFTFADPDGYQITLHDHV, encoded by the coding sequence TTGCCCGCCACCGGCCCCGACTTCATTTCGCTGCAAGCGCGCGACCTCGACGCTTCGCAGGCGTTCTACGAGCAGTACCTCGGCCTCGTCCGGTCACCGGCCGGACCGCCGCACGCCGTCGTGTTCGAGACGAAACCGATCGCGTTCGCCCTGCGCGAGATCGTGCCCGGCACCGACCTCGCCTCCGTCGCCCAGCCCGGCATCGGTGCCGCGATCTGGCTGCACGCCACCGACGTCCAGGCCATCCACGACGCCCTCGTCGCCGACGGCCACACCATCGTCGCCGCACCGGTCGACGGTCCCTTCGGGCGGACGTTCACCTTCGCCGACCCCGACGGCTACCAGATCACCCTCCACGACCATGTCTGA
- a CDS encoding ABC transporter permease subunit: protein MSRDIRAEITKQVRRPAMWLLLGIAVLQTLTFAYVIPYAGYTGTASGPVSRGLAAMLPGQFVSSAIGGLPLFAGALALIFGVLVVGSEYGWETWKTVLSQRPSRIRAYSAKLTVVAAGVAVLVLVLMAFAAAASVVVAGLAGQPLAWPSLVDILTGFGAGWLVTMMWGALGVLLGVVFRGVALPIGLGLVWMLAVQNLLSAIAAPLLTWVNDLQKALPGPNAGALVASLIGGAGPPGVEPVVGGTHAAVVIVAYLLAFSVLGGWLLQRRDIK, encoded by the coding sequence ATGTCGCGTGACATCAGGGCCGAGATCACCAAGCAGGTGCGCAGGCCGGCGATGTGGCTGTTGCTGGGCATCGCGGTGCTGCAGACGCTCACGTTCGCCTACGTGATCCCGTACGCGGGGTACACCGGCACCGCGTCGGGCCCGGTCAGCCGCGGTCTCGCGGCGATGCTGCCCGGCCAGTTCGTGTCCAGCGCGATCGGCGGGCTGCCGCTGTTCGCCGGTGCGCTCGCGTTGATCTTCGGCGTGCTGGTCGTGGGCAGCGAGTACGGCTGGGAGACGTGGAAAACCGTGTTGTCCCAACGTCCTTCGCGGATCCGGGCGTACTCGGCGAAGCTGACCGTGGTCGCCGCGGGCGTGGCCGTGCTCGTGCTGGTGCTGATGGCGTTCGCCGCGGCGGCCAGTGTCGTGGTCGCCGGGCTGGCCGGCCAGCCGCTGGCCTGGCCGTCCCTTGTGGACATCCTGACCGGGTTCGGCGCGGGCTGGCTGGTGACGATGATGTGGGGCGCGCTCGGGGTGCTGCTGGGCGTCGTGTTCCGCGGGGTCGCGTTGCCGATCGGCCTCGGTCTGGTGTGGATGCTCGCGGTGCAGAACCTGCTGTCCGCGATCGCGGCGCCGCTGCTGACGTGGGTCAACGACCTCCAGAAGGCCCTGCCGGGCCCGAACGCGGGCGCGCTGGTCGCCTCGCTGATCGGCGGTGCGGGACCTCCTGGCGTCGAACCGGTCGTCGGCGGCACGCACGCCGCCGTGGTCATCGTGGCCTACCTGCTGGCATTCTCCGTGCTGGGCGGCTGGCTGCTGCAACGCAGAGACATCAAGTGA
- a CDS encoding sigma-70 family RNA polymerase sigma factor — protein sequence MVTVRPEDTEITQLAFAARRGDRGALERFIRATQRDVWRFVAHLADPKLADDLAQETYLRALGSIGRFEGRSSARTWLLSIARRVVVDQIRAAQVRPRHADVPDWQAAAERVQQAPGFEEGVVLEELVRSLDSERREAFVLTQTLGLSYADAAEVCDCPVGTIRSRVARARDDLITSMKDTDTPRRRFA from the coding sequence GTGGTAACTGTGAGGCCTGAGGACACCGAGATCACCCAGCTTGCGTTCGCGGCTCGGCGTGGCGACCGCGGCGCGTTGGAGCGGTTCATCCGTGCCACTCAGCGGGACGTGTGGCGGTTCGTGGCACATCTCGCGGACCCGAAACTGGCCGATGACCTGGCGCAGGAGACCTATCTGCGCGCGCTGGGCAGCATCGGCCGGTTCGAGGGCCGCTCGTCGGCGCGGACGTGGCTGCTGTCGATCGCGCGCCGGGTGGTCGTCGACCAGATCCGGGCGGCGCAGGTCCGGCCGCGGCACGCCGACGTGCCCGACTGGCAGGCGGCGGCCGAGCGCGTCCAGCAGGCACCCGGTTTCGAGGAGGGTGTCGTGCTGGAGGAGCTGGTCCGGTCGCTCGACTCGGAACGGCGCGAGGCCTTCGTGCTCACCCAGACGCTGGGACTGTCGTACGCGGACGCGGCCGAGGTGTGCGACTGCCCGGTCGGCACGATCCGGTCGCGGGTCGCGCGGGCCCGTGACGACCTGATCACGTCCATGAAGGACACCGACACACCCCGGCGGCGGTTCGCCTAA
- a CDS encoding NAD(P)H-binding protein, translating to MSEASTLVLGATGALGHHVLDALTARGTKPGTITAAGRNHVRLEELASAGFSTAAVELPDSAGVAELVARHSDIVLISGRDPDRLAQHESVIEAARTANVRHVYYTSGVRADDDRFAINADHRATEKAHRFRGDVHDPAEHLVHRELRPGPGRPPFHRRPRRGDR from the coding sequence ATGTCTGAGGCGAGCACCCTGGTTCTCGGGGCCACCGGCGCACTCGGTCACCACGTACTGGACGCGCTGACCGCCCGGGGAACCAAACCCGGAACGATCACCGCGGCCGGCCGGAACCACGTGCGCCTCGAGGAACTCGCGTCCGCCGGGTTCAGCACCGCCGCCGTCGAGCTGCCGGACTCGGCCGGCGTCGCGGAACTGGTCGCCCGGCACTCCGACATCGTGTTGATCTCGGGCAGAGACCCGGACCGCCTCGCTCAGCACGAGTCCGTCATCGAGGCCGCGAGAACCGCGAACGTCCGTCACGTCTACTACACCAGCGGAGTCCGAGCCGACGATGACCGGTTCGCGATCAACGCGGACCACCGGGCGACGGAGAAAGCTCACCGCTTCCGGGGTGACGTACACGATCCTGCGGAACACCTGGTACATCGAGAACTACGTCCAGGCCCTGGCAGGCCCCCGTTTCACCGGCGTCCTCGCCGCGGCGACCGGTGA
- a CDS encoding transposase: MPAPKKYPDDLRVRAVRQVFDIRRARGNSYGVIAEVAADLGIGDQSLRGWVRQAELHGETPGEHVSAERRITELTKEVQQLRRSNEILKAASAFFARELDPRPSS; this comes from the coding sequence GTGCCCGCACCGAAGAAGTACCCAGACGATCTCCGGGTCAGAGCTGTCCGGCAGGTGTTCGACATCCGACGAGCCAGGGGGAACTCCTACGGCGTGATCGCCGAGGTCGCCGCCGACCTCGGCATCGGCGACCAGTCCCTGCGCGGCTGGGTCCGGCAGGCCGAGCTGCACGGTGAGACACCCGGTGAGCACGTGTCCGCCGAGCGGCGGATCACCGAGCTGACCAAGGAAGTCCAGCAGCTGCGCCGGTCCAACGAGATCCTCAAGGCGGCGTCGGCTTTTTTCGCGCGGGAGCTCGACCCGCGACCGAGCAGCTGA
- a CDS encoding MarR family winged helix-turn-helix transcriptional regulator, which produces MSQDGVDLETSLGYLLKEASSALRAAMEQVLRPLGMSVTHYSCLELLAQRPGLSNSELARGAFVTRQTMNVLLQALEREGHVTRPPAAPVGKVLPTRLTPRGRRILEKATAAVRSVEVRMLAGMTGTEQSDARRILRSMIHSLRDGDDSA; this is translated from the coding sequence ATGAGTCAAGACGGTGTCGACCTGGAGACGTCACTGGGCTACCTGCTGAAAGAGGCATCGAGCGCCCTGCGTGCGGCCATGGAGCAGGTGCTGCGGCCGCTCGGGATGAGCGTGACGCACTACTCCTGCCTCGAACTGCTGGCTCAACGACCGGGCTTGTCCAACTCCGAGCTCGCCAGGGGCGCGTTCGTCACGCGGCAGACGATGAACGTGCTGCTCCAGGCCCTGGAACGAGAGGGCCACGTGACCAGGCCCCCGGCGGCACCCGTCGGGAAGGTGCTTCCCACGCGGCTCACGCCCCGCGGCAGGCGGATCCTCGAGAAAGCGACCGCGGCGGTCCGGTCGGTCGAGGTCAGGATGCTGGCCGGGATGACCGGGACCGAGCAGTCGGACGCGCGGAGGATCCTGCGAAGCATGATCCATTCCCTGCGTGACGGTGACGACAGCGCATAG
- a CDS encoding zinc-binding dehydrogenase, with amino-acid sequence MRALVTTPDTEFGLRLREAPDPVAAPDQVIVAVRNSSLNHGDVSSAGGAEPDKVMGWDAAGVVVAAAANGEGPGVGANVLTFGGSGGWAEKRAVSVAELAVIPDEVDMAVASALPIAGVAALRALRRSGELTGKRVLVTGASGGVGRYAIQLAALEGAEVVALARRGDGLAELGASEIVADLDAVKPVDVVLENVGGPTLVRAWELVRTGGVLQSIGWTSMEPAVFQPYATVGPAKSLVSF; translated from the coding sequence ATGCGCGCCCTGGTCACGACCCCGGACACCGAGTTCGGGCTGCGGTTGCGGGAGGCACCCGACCCGGTGGCAGCGCCGGACCAGGTGATCGTCGCGGTGCGGAACTCGTCGCTCAACCACGGTGACGTCAGCTCGGCCGGGGGTGCCGAGCCGGACAAGGTGATGGGGTGGGACGCGGCGGGTGTGGTGGTCGCGGCCGCCGCGAACGGCGAGGGCCCCGGGGTCGGCGCGAACGTGCTGACGTTCGGCGGCAGCGGGGGATGGGCCGAGAAGCGCGCGGTCTCCGTCGCGGAACTCGCTGTCATCCCGGACGAAGTGGACATGGCGGTCGCGTCCGCGCTGCCGATCGCCGGTGTCGCCGCGCTCCGGGCGCTGCGGCGGTCCGGTGAGCTGACCGGCAAGCGCGTGCTGGTCACCGGCGCGTCCGGCGGGGTGGGCCGGTACGCCATCCAGCTCGCGGCCCTGGAAGGCGCGGAGGTCGTCGCACTGGCCCGGCGCGGTGACGGACTGGCCGAGCTCGGCGCGAGCGAGATCGTCGCGGACCTGGACGCGGTCAAACCGGTCGACGTCGTGCTGGAGAACGTCGGCGGCCCGACGCTCGTCCGGGCGTGGGAGCTGGTCAGGACCGGCGGCGTGCTGCAGAGCATCGGCTGGACGTCGATGGAGCCCGCCGTGTTCCAGCCGTACGCCACGGTCGGACCGGCCAAGTCGCTCGTGTCGTTCTAG
- a CDS encoding protein-tyrosine phosphatase family protein: protein MTSSHLEGAIQLPNGTWIRGRGLRNPEPAGIKPEYGLYLGTATLRRKHASSIDWPHDWLEWPDFLLPKDTAEAIRAIRKLFDTAGSGKRAELACSGGVGRTGTAMSCLAILAGVAPADAIPWVREHYNHRAVETPWQRKWVLRFSDRAAVG, encoded by the coding sequence ATGACCAGCTCCCATCTCGAAGGCGCGATCCAGTTGCCGAACGGGACCTGGATCCGCGGCCGGGGTCTGCGCAACCCCGAGCCGGCCGGCATCAAGCCGGAGTACGGGCTGTACCTGGGGACAGCCACGTTGCGACGCAAGCACGCGAGCTCGATCGACTGGCCGCACGACTGGCTCGAATGGCCGGATTTCCTGTTGCCGAAGGACACCGCGGAGGCCATCCGCGCCATCCGCAAGCTGTTCGACACCGCCGGGTCCGGCAAACGCGCTGAACTGGCGTGTTCGGGTGGTGTCGGCAGGACCGGCACAGCGATGTCCTGCCTGGCGATCCTGGCGGGGGTCGCTCCTGCCGACGCCATCCCGTGGGTGCGCGAGCACTACAACCACAGGGCCGTGGAGACCCCGTGGCAGCGCAAGTGGGTCCTGCGGTTCAGCGACCGGGCCGCAGTCGGCTGA
- a CDS encoding sialidase family protein, which yields MKHWGRLLLAAAAVMTTALPAVASAAAQSHTEKIIFDGGGDDTLNGIRYHSFRIPALVRTNANTLIAFVEGRAAANSDYGNINLLYKRSTDNGATWSKLDEVVGSGQGVWGNPTPVVDRSTGRIWLFMNHQPEGHHPVDSWDDRQVWLSSSGDDGVTWQAPADMSGSLKPRNLASGKSWNWDAVGPGTGIQTTVRNPGRLVVPAQHRTIYSDDHGATWKVQVLRTTTGAAMEQTGESTVLELADGRLYRNDRPTSANWENTKRRWVARGTIESGFTPFTGADCLLDPLNEASTMRYNADAPARLAFVNSASTTTRTKMRIRMSEDEGRTWSYSRPFADAPLPGESPTYREGGYSSIVKTADYHVGALIEVNENTGSSSTSHRSIAFRKVNLPWIQGGVREPGCAE from the coding sequence GTGAAGCATTGGGGAAGGCTGCTGCTGGCAGCCGCCGCCGTCATGACCACCGCGCTCCCGGCCGTCGCCTCCGCCGCCGCGCAGTCCCACACGGAGAAGATCATCTTCGACGGTGGGGGCGACGACACGCTCAACGGCATCCGGTACCACTCGTTCCGGATCCCGGCCCTGGTCCGCACCAACGCGAACACCCTGATCGCGTTCGTCGAAGGCAGGGCCGCCGCGAACAGCGACTACGGCAACATCAACCTGCTGTACAAGCGTTCCACCGACAACGGCGCCACTTGGTCCAAGCTGGACGAGGTGGTCGGTTCCGGCCAAGGCGTGTGGGGCAACCCCACCCCGGTCGTGGACCGCTCCACGGGCCGGATCTGGCTGTTCATGAACCACCAGCCGGAAGGCCACCACCCGGTCGACTCGTGGGACGACCGCCAGGTGTGGCTGTCGTCCAGCGGCGACGACGGTGTCACCTGGCAGGCGCCGGCCGACATGTCCGGCAGCCTCAAACCCAGGAACCTCGCCAGCGGCAAGAGCTGGAACTGGGACGCCGTCGGCCCCGGAACCGGCATCCAGACCACGGTGCGCAACCCCGGCAGGCTCGTGGTCCCGGCGCAGCACCGCACCATCTACAGCGACGACCACGGCGCGACCTGGAAGGTGCAGGTCCTCAGGACGACCACCGGCGCGGCCATGGAGCAGACCGGGGAGTCCACTGTGCTCGAACTGGCCGACGGCAGGCTGTACCGCAACGACCGGCCGACGTCGGCCAACTGGGAGAACACCAAACGCCGCTGGGTGGCCAGGGGCACGATCGAATCCGGCTTCACGCCGTTCACCGGCGCGGACTGCCTGCTCGACCCGCTCAACGAGGCGTCGACCATGCGCTACAACGCCGACGCGCCCGCGCGCCTGGCGTTCGTGAACTCCGCGAGCACGACGACCCGCACCAAGATGCGGATCCGGATGAGCGAGGACGAGGGCAGGACCTGGAGCTACAGCCGCCCGTTCGCCGACGCGCCGCTACCCGGCGAAAGCCCGACGTACCGGGAAGGCGGCTACTCCAGCATCGTCAAGACCGCCGACTACCACGTCGGCGCGCTGATCGAGGTCAACGAGAACACCGGCAGCAGTTCCACGTCCCACCGGTCGATCGCGTTCCGCAAGGTGAACCTGCCGTGGATCCAGGGCGGCGTGCGTGAACCGGGCTGCGCCGAGTAG
- a CDS encoding pirin family protein: MSNLTAPEFFEAREVPLGGVRGVQVDRLLPQRELPTLGAWCFLDRFGPDVAEMVVLPHPHIGLQTVTWPLSGEIRHRDSVGSDVILRPGQLNLMTSGRGVSHSEVSAGTGPLHALQLWVALPADATDMPAAFEHHPSLPRYRDDGIDALVFMGTLGDAESPATTYTPLVGAQIDITEATVPLRSDFEYGLLVLDGVVQVAGVEVKPGPLLYLGTGRDSLAMTGPARVVLLGGEPFPDDLVMWWNFVGRGHDEIAEARADWEAGTRGRRFGTVEGHGGDRIPAPILPNLRLKPRRQPRRGT, from the coding sequence ATGAGCAATCTCACCGCGCCGGAGTTCTTCGAGGCCCGCGAGGTGCCGCTCGGCGGGGTGCGGGGCGTCCAGGTCGACCGGCTCCTGCCGCAGCGCGAGTTGCCGACGCTGGGTGCGTGGTGCTTCCTCGACCGGTTCGGTCCGGACGTGGCCGAGATGGTCGTCCTGCCCCATCCGCACATCGGCCTGCAGACGGTGACGTGGCCGCTGTCCGGCGAGATCCGCCACCGCGACAGCGTCGGCAGCGACGTCATCCTCCGCCCCGGCCAGCTCAACCTGATGACCAGCGGGCGCGGGGTGTCGCATTCGGAGGTGTCGGCCGGCACCGGGCCGCTGCACGCGCTGCAACTGTGGGTGGCGCTGCCCGCCGACGCCACGGACATGCCTGCCGCGTTCGAACACCACCCGTCGCTGCCGCGCTACCGCGACGACGGCATCGACGCCCTGGTGTTCATGGGCACGCTCGGTGACGCCGAATCACCGGCCACGACGTACACACCGCTCGTCGGCGCGCAGATCGACATCACCGAGGCGACCGTGCCCCTGCGGTCGGACTTCGAGTACGGGCTGCTGGTGCTCGACGGCGTGGTCCAGGTCGCGGGAGTCGAGGTGAAACCGGGGCCGCTGCTGTACCTGGGGACAGGCCGGGACTCGCTGGCGATGACCGGTCCGGCGCGTGTGGTGCTGCTCGGCGGCGAACCGTTCCCCGACGACCTGGTGATGTGGTGGAACTTCGTCGGCCGCGGCCACGACGAGATCGCCGAGGCCCGCGCGGACTGGGAGGCCGGCACCCGCGGCCGCCGGTTCGGCACGGTCGAGGGCCACGGAGGCGACAGGATCCCCGCCCCGATCCTGCCGAACCTCCGCCTCAAACCCCGCAGGCAGCCGCGCCGCGGCACCTAA
- a CDS encoding DoxX family protein gives MSDGTGTKSALLVVNIVLWLLQIALAAYFLYSAYMLFFEPGMVKKFDNIGFGQWLRHVTGVLETAGAIGLLIPGLSGLAGLGLALVMVGASGTEVFILDNGDATLPLILLLASVIVAIFRRGDITAFFSRLRPGR, from the coding sequence ATGTCCGACGGAACTGGTACAAAAAGCGCGTTGCTGGTCGTCAACATCGTGCTGTGGCTGTTGCAGATCGCGCTCGCCGCGTACTTCCTGTACAGCGCCTACATGCTGTTCTTCGAACCCGGCATGGTGAAGAAGTTCGACAACATCGGTTTCGGCCAGTGGCTGCGCCACGTCACCGGCGTGCTGGAGACCGCGGGCGCGATCGGCCTGCTGATCCCCGGCCTGTCCGGGCTGGCCGGGCTCGGGCTGGCACTGGTGATGGTCGGCGCCTCCGGTACCGAGGTGTTCATCCTCGACAACGGAGACGCCACCCTGCCACTGATCCTGCTGCTCGCCTCGGTGATCGTCGCCATCTTCCGTCGCGGCGACATCACCGCCTTCTTCAGCCGACTGCGGCCCGGTCGCTGA
- a CDS encoding GNAT family N-acetyltransferase: MRHYGQRKPFSAEKDKMTDETTQVVRNADKSRYDVLYGGELAGFAAYTEVDDQVVFTHTEIDSAFAGKGLGKVLASGALDDVVGRDKVIVPVCPFIVSFVRKTDQYDDHVKWPR; this comes from the coding sequence ATGCGTCACTATGGACAGCGGAAACCGTTCTCAGCCGAGAAGGACAAGATGACTGACGAAACGACCCAGGTCGTGCGCAACGCGGACAAGAGCCGCTACGACGTGCTGTACGGCGGTGAACTGGCCGGATTCGCGGCGTACACCGAGGTGGACGACCAGGTCGTCTTCACGCACACCGAGATCGACAGCGCCTTCGCGGGCAAGGGACTCGGCAAGGTGCTGGCGAGCGGCGCGCTGGACGACGTCGTCGGGCGCGACAAGGTGATCGTGCCGGTCTGCCCGTTCATCGTCTCGTTCGTGCGCAAGACCGACCAGTACGACGACCACGTCAAGTGGCCGCGATGA
- a CDS encoding ABC transporter ATP-binding protein, with protein MNPVETTELSKNFGDIAAVKGVSLTVRRGEVYGFLGPNGAGKTTTLRMLLGLIRPSSGGVRLLGNPPGHGYLDKVGALIEGPAFYPYLSGRKNLVVLADHAGVARTRVDAVLDTVGLAGRAGDRYATYSLGMKQRLGLASALLKEPELLILDEPTNGLDPAGMADMRVTIRELAANGCTVLLSSHLLAEVEQICDRVGVISRGELVAETTVAELRAGGTLRVVAQPFDQARTVLTTLLGDERVLVRDRAFDLEVEPDQAAKITSELVGAGLAVSEVRWREPDLEEAFLVLTGGGNDVA; from the coding sequence ATGAACCCCGTCGAGACGACCGAGCTGTCCAAGAACTTCGGGGACATCGCCGCGGTCAAGGGCGTCAGCCTGACTGTGCGCCGAGGAGAGGTCTACGGGTTCCTGGGGCCGAACGGAGCCGGGAAGACGACCACGTTACGGATGCTGCTCGGGCTCATCCGTCCCTCGTCGGGCGGTGTCCGGCTGTTGGGCAACCCACCCGGCCACGGTTACCTGGACAAAGTCGGCGCGCTGATCGAAGGGCCCGCGTTCTACCCGTACCTGTCCGGCCGCAAGAACCTCGTCGTGCTCGCCGACCACGCGGGGGTGGCCCGGACCAGGGTGGACGCGGTGCTCGACACCGTCGGGCTGGCCGGCCGGGCAGGCGACAGGTACGCGACGTACTCGCTGGGCATGAAGCAGCGCCTCGGTCTGGCCTCGGCACTGCTCAAGGAGCCGGAGCTGCTGATCCTCGACGAGCCGACCAACGGGCTCGACCCGGCCGGGATGGCCGACATGCGGGTCACCATCCGCGAACTGGCCGCGAACGGCTGCACGGTGTTGCTGTCCAGCCACCTGCTGGCCGAGGTCGAGCAGATCTGCGACCGGGTCGGTGTGATCAGCCGCGGCGAGCTCGTCGCCGAGACCACTGTGGCCGAGCTGCGGGCGGGCGGCACGCTGCGGGTCGTGGCGCAGCCGTTCGACCAGGCGCGGACCGTGCTCACGACGCTGCTCGGCGACGAGCGGGTGCTGGTGCGGGACCGGGCGTTCGACCTGGAGGTCGAGCCGGACCAGGCCGCGAAGATCACCTCCGAGCTGGTCGGCGCCGGGCTCGCGGTCAGCGAGGTGCGCTGGCGCGAGCCCGACCTGGAAGAGGCATTCCTCGTTCTGACGGGAGGCGGGAACGATGTCGCGTGA